The segment AACACGGTGTAAAGACTTATCTTCATCATTTATCTCCCGAACGCTGGCACGCCAATTATTCTGCTCCTGACGAGTGAAAACTCACTCCGGCCCGCCTTCAAGCCATTGTGGGCGCTACTGGCCGGAGCCTAACGCTCAGCGAATCAATTTAATGCCGCCCTTTCCCAACATCGGACCGAATGGTTCCGAATACCTGAACTCGACGTGAATAATTCAGCGGGCAGTCAACTACCCCACGGAACACCAGCCCTACTGCCCGAGACTCCTCGCCAATCTGTGGTAGTCTTTGACGCTTGTAAAGAGACTCACTATGTGAATTCTTTTTTTTAATTATGTTAAGTCTCTTGCCATCGCTAAGTAACCTTGCTAGAATCCTTTGCAATGAACACCTTAAACAATGTTAAAAGCACGGCAGAGGGAGTATCATTGTGCGTGCTCCTAAATTCAGAGTCTTAAATGCCCGTAAGTACCCTATTATTGTCGGCCGTTGGGAGCTCTGGCAATGCGAGACAGAGTTCAGCAGAACGATCTAAAAGGTGACGAGCGTTGGGAGCTAGTCGAGCGGATCGCAGCGACTCGTGCCTTTCAACGTTCGAGCCGCTTACGAACTCTGCTGCTGCATATCACTGAACGTACCCTGCACGGCTACTCTGATCAACTCACCGAGCAGCAGATCGGCCATGCGGTTTTTGGAAAGCATGCTGATTACTCCCCACTCGAGGATAGCTCTGTCCGTGTTCATATGCGCCTGCTTCGGTTGCGGCTGCACGAGTATTTTGATGAATCGGGCCGTTCCGAGCATTTAACCCTGGGAATCCCGAAAGGAAGTTACGTCCCCGTATTTCGAAAAGACAGAGAAGCCAACCAGGAGTTAGAGCGTCAGTCTCAGTCCGCGGGGCACCGGTTTCCGCGCTTCTGGGCAGTGCTTCCCTGGGCGCTTTCTGGAATGTTGGCCATAGCCTGCCTTGCGATCTGGCGCCACTTCCACGAGTCTGAGCCTTCTCCAGTTTTGACAGTGCAACAAACAGTGCCCTGGCCGCTCTCCCAGATTTTTGACAGCCTGCACACCACGCAAATCGTGGTCGCGGACGCCAACTACGGCATGCTTCGCATCATCGCACAAAAGCCCGGTTCACTTGACGATTATCTTCGGCCGGATTATCCGAAGAGCTTCTTGCTGCCGCCGATGGCTCACGAGCCGATTGCGAATTACATTTCCGATTCGCTGCTTACTTCGTACGCGGATGTGGCGGTCACATCCACGCTGCTAAGGCTGGCCGGAGCCGTGCAGGAACATGTGATGATTCGCTACGCCCGGGATATGCGGCTGCGGGATTTTGACCGAGGCTACTTTGTTCTGATTGGCAGCCCGAGTTCGAATCCTTGGGTCTCGATCTTCGAGAATCGCCTGAATTTCATTGAAACGGAAGGTGTCGTGGGAAGCAGCCGCAAGTGGTTTCTGAACCGGAGACCGCTCCTTGGTGAACAGGCAACTTATGAAGGCCTTCCATGGACGGGGCAATCGGGCAAGGATTATGCCAGCATCGCCATGGTTCCCAATCGCGACGACAATGGCCGTATTCTGATGCTGCAAGGACTCCAGCAGGAAGGCACGGAAGCTGCGGGCCTCTTCCTCGCCGACCCGGCGGCCCGCCTTAGGCTGCAAAGGTCATTGGGAGTGCAGGGCCAGCCAAGAAAGCCGGTGTGGTTCGAGGCCCTGATCCGAACCGACGCGATGGCGGGCGCGCCCGAGTCCGCCAGCATCGTGGCCGTCCGGCGGATCCACTAAACCTTAAGAAAATCCTCCAGCTCGCAAACATTGGACGGCTGTGGTTCGTCAACATGCCAGGAAACCTGCTCAATGCAGTCTGCACCTTTTCGTTGCGGCCTTGATCCTGGCACTTCTGCTGGGTGCGTCAACACCCCAATGTGCGCGTTGTATGATTTAGCCCCTGCTCTTATTTAACACGGCAGAAATATCAGACCGTGGACCGGCCCCGACAATCAGTGAAGTTCTCAAAAACTTAATGACCAGTATGTGGCGGCATCTGCCATTCTGGAACGAAGTAGTCGCTTCCTTGGTCCGCCGCCGGGGCCGGCAACGGAGGCGATTCCGCGCGTCGGGCATACTCTCGGGCCGCCGCTGGATCGTGTGCTAGCACGTAGGCGCGCGCCAGCAGCTGGCGTGTTTCTAAATTATTTGGGGCAAGACGCAGCGATTCGCGAAGGTGCTGAATGGCCTCCGGTAAGTGGTTGGAGCGCATCTCAACCGCGCCCAGCCATCGCAGCGCTTCGGCGCTGTCGGGAGCGACGCGGTTCGCTTCGAGAAGCTGCTGCCGGGCTTCCTCCGGATGTCCGGAGCGCGAGAGCGCGATTCCGCAGAAATAATAGAGCAGAAAATTGGGGCCGATCCTCTTTTCTGCTAGCCGGAGCTGCTCTGCAGCCTCTTGCGCTCTCCCCGTGCGCAGCAGCACCTGAGCCAGGCCGACCGAGCTGATCGGCAGCGGATCACCTTGGGCGATCAATTGTCGAAAGGCGGCTTCGGCCTGCGAATAATGCCCAGATGCCAGTTCGATGGCTCCCACCCGAAGGTGAAGAGCATAAGAGAGCGGGCAATAGTTCAGCCCTTTCCGTGCCGCCGCGATCGCCTGTGCAAGGTCTCCCGTAGCCATCAGGGCCCGCGTCAGGTCGAGCCAGTGCGACTCTTGCTTCGGGTCGAGCTTGGCGCTTTCCCGGAAAGCAGAAATTGCCTGTTCCGGCTGCTTCAAATTCGCATAGGCGATGCCCAGAAGACTCCAGGCGTCCGGGTCATGAGCTCTTTCGGCTAGCGGCCGAGCCAGCGCGATGCTCTCTCGAGGTTGGCCCGAGCGTTCCGCCGCCAGTGCCAGATCGAAACGTGCCCAGCGGGCGTCCGGGGAAACCTTGTACAGCCGGCTGAAGATTGCGAAGGCCCGATCATTTTCGTTTGCGGCAAACAGCAGCGTGCCGAGACGCACGCTTTGCGCAGGCCTGAGGGAGAGGCCTTGTGTGCGGTCAAGAAAGTGCCGGGCTTGGTCGGCGCGCCTGAGCGCCAGCGCTCCCTCGGCTGCCTCTAGGAGGAAATCGGGCTCGGCTGGCCACGGCACCTTCGAGGCTTCGAGCTCCTGGAAAGCTGGCCTGTAATTCTTCTGCTGCAGTAAGACACGCCCGAGATAATACCGGGCGTAGGCGTCGTCCGGCGCGATCTTCAGCGCCTCCGACAGCAGCCGGCTGGCATCGGGCAAGCTGCCAGTGGTCCATTCAAGGTAGCCCCAATTCCGGTAAGGATCCACCCAGCGCGGATCAAGCCGAATCGCCTGCTCGTATTCGGCAGCAGCTTTGCGTACCTGGCCCAATCGCTGTAAAACGATACCGCGAAAATTCCGGACTCGGGCATCCTGAGGGGCTTCAGATTCTGCGGCGCTGAGTAATCGCAACGCCGCACGCAGCCGGTTTTGCTCAAGTGCGACCAGCCCGTCGCGAAAGGAGTTGGAGGGTATCGCATGCAGCCTGGGAGCTGCAACAAAGCCGACGACCAGTATGAGAATCAATTTCCTCAAGGCTGTTTCAGCAGCAGTTCCGCCTGCGCGAGTTGCTGCGCCCGTTCATCGGTTTGCTGGTGAGCGCGCTGGTTCAGTGCCGAGGAAATCGCAAATTCCCTGACGGCTTCCGGGCGCTGTCCCATCGCCTGATAGACCTTGCCAAGCAGAAAGTGGATTGCAGCAGTGTGGTCGGAAACCGCGGCCAGCTTCAGTTCCTTGAGGGCTTCCGATTTGCGGCCAAGTTCAAGATATGACTGCCCCAGGAAATGATGGATATCAGCGTTCGCTGGATCCAGTTTTTCCGCCCGCTGAAGATATTCGATGGCTTCCCCGGGCTGGTGCTGGTAAAGCCGGATGGCTCCGAGGTTCATCAGCGCGCTCGAGTGCCGCGGATTGAGCTTGAGTTCTGCAGTAAATTCGGCCTCCGCCTCCTGGGTTTTGAATCCTTTCCACAGCAGGTGCCCGAGTTGATAGTGTAGGTTGGGAAGCCGGGGCCTCTCGAGCAGTGCCAGCCGGTACTCCTTGATGGCCTCGGTGTCCTCCCCCTTTGCTTCGTGGATGTTCCCGAGCAATTCGTGGACGCGATAGGAACCGGGATGGACCTCGTAGAGCGTCGTGTAAGTTTGCAATGCCAGAGATCGATAGGCACGGATGCGCCAGTAGATCACCTCAGGTGGGTCGCTGGCGTTGGCGGAAGCCTGATCAAGTGTCCGCAGCGCTTCCTCCGGCTTTCCAACCTCCACCAGCGCACGGGCGAAGTCGACCCGGAAGGCAGCCAGGGTGGAAGATGACTTCGCGGAGCAAGCGGCCACGAATTCCATCTCGTCATGCCGGATCCATTCCCGCACGTTCGCGCTGGTGCAAAGTCCCGGCCGCCGGGGTGCACGGTTCAGAGGGCGTACCTCGACGGCATCGCTTCGCCCGGTGAACCTCAGCAGAAAATCACGAGCAAGCGATGCGGCGGCGCTGGTTCTAGACTCCACACGAGGGAGCAATTGCAAGGCTCTTTGGGAGGTCGGTGCTCCGTTTGCGGCGCTTTGAAATGCGGCCCGCGTCAGTCCCAGGATGTTTTCTGTGCGGTAAGGATCGGTCGAGAGCGCCTGCGACCAATCATCGAGCGCCCCGTCCACGTTGCCCTCGAGCAGCCGGATCTCGCCCTCCTGCACGATCGCGGGCAAACTGCTGGTGCCCTGCTTCAGCACCGGTTCAAGTTGCTTCCGGGCCAAGTCCAGCCGTCCAACCCGCAAAAAAATTTCCGCAATTTCGGTGCGCACCAGCGCGCTCTGGGGCCAAGCGGATTCGACTTTTCGCAGGCGCACCAGCGCTTCCGAAAAGTACCCGCTAGTGAGATAACCTTCCGCAACCAGCAGATCGAGGTAAGGTGAACCGGGACTCCGATGTTCAAGCCGGACCATGGTTTCGTGCCCAAGCTGTTCGTAGCCGCGCCCCAACAGATAGAGCAGGTCGGGATCGCGTGGTTTAAGATGCAACCCTACCTGGAGGCTCTGCACTTCGGCCTTGGTTGATCCGAGCATGCCATTCGCTGTCCCGAGCCACGCCCATACCGCCGCGTTTGACGGGAGCTGGCGCGCTGCGGCCTTCAGGTACGGCAGGGCACGTGCGGCCTCACCTCTCTGGCAAAAATCCATTCCGAGCAGAAAATTGGCGCTACCGAGCGCCGGGTTACGCGCGAGCGCTTCCTTGAACTTCTCCATTGCCTCAGGGATGCGCTCCTGAAGCTGGTAGAGCAGGCCCAAGTTCAGGTAGGATTCCGCGAAGCCAGGGGCTATCTTGATCGCTGCGGCGTACTCGCGCTCGGCGTTCGCGTAGTCTTTTCGGGCACGAGCCTGCTGCGCCGCCTGAAAATGCGCCCGCACCTGCTCGTCAATTGTTTGGGCGGCGCTGGTCACATTCACTGCGCCCATTACGAAGCCTGTAACAAGCAAAACTGCCGAAATGATCTGCTTGGAGCGTTGGCGCAGGCAGGGAAAAGTCCGTAACGGTGAGACGGCGCACATAGCAAAAGACGTTCTGCCCTGGGCATGCAAAAGTTCCCCATGACCTGGAGCTGCGTCTGGGCTGACATGCACGCAAATTACAGTCTGGGGAGGCGCCCCTTGATTGAGCGTCGCCATAATGTTCCGATTTTACTCCCCGTTCGATGCGCTGGCCAGAAGTTTCACCGCCCTCCCACTCTCTAGATACAAAGGCCCGTCTTCGGCCTTTCGAACTTGGTCCCGCGTGAACGTCCGGAGCCGTTCCGGAGAACCAGCCCAACCGAGATCCTAAACCGTGGGTCGGGGGTTCGAATTGATTTCGCTACTCTGAATTGGCCCCTTTTGATCATTTGATCTGGCCCCACCTGAAACGATGAGCCGACTACTCTATTGTGGGCGAAGCCCAGGATGGAGGCAGCGGTGGATTGGAGAGCGAAGGTGGAGCTATTCGAGCAGATCCGGCAGGAATATGAGCATGGCGAGGGGACGGTTTGCGGCGTAGCACGTCAATTCGGTGTCCACAGGCGGCTGGTGCCCGAAGCCCTGAGAAACGCCCTGCCGGCCAGGCGTAAGCAGTCGAGGCGGGCCTGCCCCAAGCTGGGGTCGGTGAAAAGATTTTATCGACGCGATTCTGGAGGTCGACCGGAAGGCACCGCGAAAGCAGCGGCACACGGCCCAGCGGATTCATCAACGTCTGGAGGCAGAGTCGCCCGGTTCGGATGTATCGGAGTCCACGGCGAGGCGCTACGTGCGCCTCCGGAGGCGCGAGATGGGATGGGCGGCGCGGGAGACCTTCGTGGCCTCAAGCAAAAACGCGCCCCGGAAAACAGAAGATCACAATCAAACCCAATTTAATGAAGAATCTCACGAGGTTGTGTTCGGCGGAATTATACTCCAGCAGGAGGTGATGAGTTTCTCTTTTGAGGGCTTGAATCTTTCCCCTGTGAGGTATAAAAACGTGCTCTTGACTTAGTTGTTCGCACCTGGTGTGACGTCGCGGAAACTGAAACGCAAGAATTAACTGCCCAAAATGTGAATCATGTGACAACGTGCCGTCCGAGATGGTTTGATTATGGAGCTTGTCAAAATCTTAAGTGCTGGTTTAACGCCTTGCTTCAGCGGCAGATAATGACACGCTGCGAAACTTTTCTGTTCGAAGCCCAACCAGCCCTACTTGCCAGGTTCCATCACCCGCAGTTGCAACGGTCTCGACCCGCATCGGTTCGATAAAGAGACGTCCCGTGATGATTTGGCCTCGCTTAACATCTGCACCCATGGCGAGTGATTCTGAGCCTCCCGCTGCTGTAGTTGCGCACTTCTCCCGGCGAAGATACTATCACAAGCTTCTAATATGAGGAGCCATGACAGCAGAGAGGTAACAGGCCGTCGGGCAGATTGCCTAAACTCGGCTGAACAATGAATGTGAGATTTGGTAGGCCAGCGGTAGCAGGGTACTGGATGCAAATTGATCGCGTGCAGTAGTTTTTGGTATATTGCCCTAAGAAAAGACCCCGACCGTGAAATTACAATGGATGTGTTAGCCGCCCACAATTTTCTGACTGCTCAGAGTAAGCACTGATCGATCCTACTTCCGCAAACTCGACCGTTAAGGATTCAGACTTGGCGTGAGCCATTACGGAATGTGGAAATAGCTGATCACTTCTTCATTGTCGGAAAAGTCGCTTCGTCGTGTGCATCAGTTCATTCCAACTGACAACTTCTCGACCATGCATTCTGCTATCGACGTTCAGAACACGGCGAGCAGTGGTTGAAGTGGGCGCCCGTTGTTAGAACAAACGCAGCTCCCGTGCTTCCCGACGAAGTTGTGATTCGGCCCGAGTGAACGCCTTTTTCATCACTTCTCGGTCCTGGAATATCCGCTGACTCCATCGGGCCAGTTCTTTCACCGAGTCATTGATGACGTCAGCCATAGACGCCGGGCTTTTGCTTTTCACCTGGCACCGTTTGATGACGGCCCGGGGATCTTCGTCAGGGTTGATCTCGCCAAGCTTCGGGGCCTCGCTGGTGAACAACAATAGAAGGCGACCATACAGCCCCGAGTTAACCTGACTCCAGCACATCTCCCAATCGCACGGTGGCAGTCCTGTCGACCGGAACCATTCGATAACCAGGTCCGCACCACCGGAGGCTTTCCTCTCGCGCTCTTCCTGGCTCATCATCGGGGCGGAAGCCGGTTCCGGCTTGGTTGGCTTTTGGGGTGAGATCACCTCTTGGGGTTTGCTGGGACTTTTCCCGGTCCGCGCCAGTTCCAGGACTTTCTTTCGACCCATTTTCCCCAGTTCGTAAGCTTCTTCCAAGTCCTTGGGCAAGTTGGCCAACTCCACCAGGTCCCGCACAAGACTTTTGGAACAATCGAACTTCAAAGCCAGCTCAGCCAATGAATATCCCTCGTCGTGGAGCTTCTTCATCTCCCTGCATCTTTCCAGCTGTTTTACCTGCGGGCTAACCATTTTCTGCTTTGCTGCAGTCATGGCCTTGGCAGCCTTAACTGCTCGGGGTGCTGTCAGTTTCGCTGAGTTCGGCGGGGCTTGGATGGATTTGATCTTGACGGATGGCTCCGGTTTGCTCGGCGCGGCTTGAACCTTCCGGGCTTTTGCATTCGTCACGGTAGACGCGCGCGGTTTGCCGGATGATTTTCCTGAACGGCTATTTCCCTGTTTATTAATCTTGCTCAACTTCTTTTGATTTTTCATGCTGATTTCTCCTCATAGTGGAATTTCGCTTTTTTTTAACGGCTGAAGATTTCTTCCTTTGACACCGCCGGACGATGTAGTTCACCATCCGGTCGTGTAAAAGGTCAGGGTTGTTATGGACGGTGCTCTGCCCGTGGCGACGGATAAATCGCCTGCTCAGGCGTAGAGATCGCTGGATCAGTTTCCGCAGTTCAGCTTCGGGCGGGACGTCGAGACCTCTATCGGGAAGCTCCTGGCGAAAGAACTGGATCCACTCATCCTGAATCAGCTTTCGCCGGCGCCTTCCGGACGGGTCTGGGAGGAGCGTCCTGTTGCAGCTGCAGAAGAGAAAAAACGACCGCGCGAACCGGACGTATTGCTGCCATTGATGGCTGGCCTCGGCGAAGGCTCTCTTGCCATAGACACACACGTAGGCCCGCTTAGCCCGCTTTCGAAGCCGCTCAAGCTTTCTGACCAGCCGACGGCAGCGTGCTTTGTAATTGGCGGGGCGTGGTTCAAGGTGCCCGTGCCGGGCCATCATTTCCGTCACCCGAACCCCGAGGATGCAGGCCGCCAGCTCGATGGGATCTAATTGCAGCCGTCTGGATTGAGAATTGAAGTCGTTGGTTGCCACCGCGACCACATGAAGGACGGTGGACTGGCATTCCGAACTGAACTCGCCTACATCTTTCCGGCCGGGAATTGAAATGGAAATGCATTGGCCAGGAGGAATCACCGACGAGCCCTGCTCCCTCCACTGGCGATGGGCAATGATTAGACGAAGCAGTCCTAAGCGAATGAGCGTGGCCTCGTCAAGGGAAATTCTGAAGGGGATTGTGGTTTTGATTTGTCGTGACATGAGAATCTCCTGGAAATTGAATTTCATCTTCCAGGGGCTCTCAATCAGAATGTGGCTCTCGTCGGCAGGAAGAATTTCAGTTTGTTCAAGACTCGCCGATAATCAATGGCAGGTTCTTTGGGCGAGCGTGACGAGAAATCAGTGCATGGCTTGATTTACATATGGCAGCCCGTTTTTGGACAATACCCCGGCTACTTTAAGCGACGAAAGAGCCTATTACAGACCGCATTTTCGAATTTGTTGGACTCAGCGGCTCTCTATATTCAATTAGTTACAAACCAGGATGTTCCTGTTCACCGAATTTCTAATCCGAGGGTCGGGGGTTCGAATCCCTCCACGCCTGCCATTCTGCGGAGTTTGTTGTGTGAGCACCCGCAGTGAGTGGCGCACCTTCCTGAGCTTTTTCAGCCTGCGTCTAACGAAGAGTAGTGAGCAAGGCGTCTTCAATGGCCTGTTTGTCTGCGGGGCTAAGCTTGTTTCCATCGATCGTGAGGTAAAGAACGTCGATGGCCTTTCGGCCTTGAGTGTCAATCGCAGCGACTTCGATGTTACAGCGATGCTCGAATAGAAGGGAACTGATATGGTAGAGCAGTCCTGGGTGGTCCTGTGTGGTGAGCTCAAGAAGAGTGCTGTGAGTCGATGATGTCTCGTCAAAACGGATCCTGGTGGGTATTTTGGGGCCGGCCGTATGACGGGTCTCCGGGCGGATGCGGCCGCGCATTAACTCTTCAAGGCTTTTACGGCCGGTTAGAACGTCGTGGATTGTCTGCTGCAAACGGTCCTGTTCACTGGGATTCAGGTCCAAAGTGTGAAAGAGGTCGACAAACCGAAAAGTGTCTAGTACCGTTCTCGAGCTGTTTGCAAAGGCTTCCACTGCAATGATATTCATGCCCCAGGCTGTCAAAGCACCCGTAAGAGAGGCAAAAAGCCGGGGCCGATCAAGGGTAAGAATCAGGAGTTCCCAATAGTGGTCGAGATTTCTCAGGAGCGTCTGGACCGGGTTGCGGAAAAGCCCTTGCGCCATACGATAATGAGTCTCGATTTCTTCCGCTGAATGGATGCGAAGGTATCGCTTTGGCAGCCCTTCAAGAAACTTGCCGGCCCCTTCCGGCAAGGCGCTTTTTCCCTCGAAAGAAGCCGCGCCATTTTCGGCCAGAATAGCTTCCTCGGCAGAAAGGATCCTGTCACTATCCAGGCTACGGGCGAGCGCGTTCGAAGTGGCAACGTAGAGCGTCCACAGCATCT is part of the Acidobacteriota bacterium genome and harbors:
- a CDS encoding tetratricopeptide repeat protein, whose protein sequence is MATLNQGAPPQTVICVHVSPDAAPGHGELLHAQGRTSFAMCAVSPLRTFPCLRQRSKQIISAVLLVTGFVMGAVNVTSAAQTIDEQVRAHFQAAQQARARKDYANAEREYAAAIKIAPGFAESYLNLGLLYQLQERIPEAMEKFKEALARNPALGSANFLLGMDFCQRGEAARALPYLKAAARQLPSNAAVWAWLGTANGMLGSTKAEVQSLQVGLHLKPRDPDLLYLLGRGYEQLGHETMVRLEHRSPGSPYLDLLVAEGYLTSGYFSEALVRLRKVESAWPQSALVRTEIAEIFLRVGRLDLARKQLEPVLKQGTSSLPAIVQEGEIRLLEGNVDGALDDWSQALSTDPYRTENILGLTRAAFQSAANGAPTSQRALQLLPRVESRTSAAASLARDFLLRFTGRSDAVEVRPLNRAPRRPGLCTSANVREWIRHDEMEFVAACSAKSSSTLAAFRVDFARALVEVGKPEEALRTLDQASANASDPPEVIYWRIRAYRSLALQTYTTLYEVHPGSYRVHELLGNIHEAKGEDTEAIKEYRLALLERPRLPNLHYQLGHLLWKGFKTQEAEAEFTAELKLNPRHSSALMNLGAIRLYQHQPGEAIEYLQRAEKLDPANADIHHFLGQSYLELGRKSEALKELKLAAVSDHTAAIHFLLGKVYQAMGQRPEAVREFAISSALNQRAHQQTDERAQQLAQAELLLKQP
- a CDS encoding tetratricopeptide repeat protein yields the protein MRKLILILVVGFVAAPRLHAIPSNSFRDGLVALEQNRLRAALRLLSAAESEAPQDARVRNFRGIVLQRLGQVRKAAAEYEQAIRLDPRWVDPYRNWGYLEWTTGSLPDASRLLSEALKIAPDDAYARYYLGRVLLQQKNYRPAFQELEASKVPWPAEPDFLLEAAEGALALRRADQARHFLDRTQGLSLRPAQSVRLGTLLFAANENDRAFAIFSRLYKVSPDARWARFDLALAAERSGQPRESIALARPLAERAHDPDAWSLLGIAYANLKQPEQAISAFRESAKLDPKQESHWLDLTRALMATGDLAQAIAAARKGLNYCPLSYALHLRVGAIELASGHYSQAEAAFRQLIAQGDPLPISSVGLAQVLLRTGRAQEAAEQLRLAEKRIGPNFLLYYFCGIALSRSGHPEEARQQLLEANRVAPDSAEALRWLGAVEMRSNHLPEAIQHLRESLRLAPNNLETRQLLARAYVLAHDPAAAREYARRAESPPLPAPAADQGSDYFVPEWQMPPHTGH